The DNA region GTAAAATATCATACTGACTTAATTTTCCACTCAGCATATCATCCACCCGTACACTTCCGGAATTCATAATAGCTGCATCTGCTTTCTTCTTTGCGGAAACCAACATGGCTTTACTGATCATTTCACAAAAAGCAGCCGGTTTATTTCGCAAGGTTAATTCTCTTGCATCATAGGGTTCATGCAAACTAACCAACTCTTCATCCGGATCAAATCCCATTTCCCGAATGACTTTATTTTCTATACCCTTCCATTTGCTGACCAATTGAGCAACTTCAGCATCTGGGACTATGCTTGCATCTAACTTTACCAAACTTGAAATAATGCTGGATTTTCTTGATGCCACATTGTATGAAATTCGATGGACATACACAGATTTAGCATTGGCATCTGCTTTAGTCAATACCGTTGATCCTATTTGGTGCTTCATGTTTTCATGTTCATGGCCACCCATAATTAAGTCCAATGCTGGATTTAATTTTGCCATTTTTATATCATCCTCCATATTTAAATGACTCAATGCGATTTGGAGATCGGTAGTGTTTGCCAATGAAGTTAATGCCATTGAAACGCTTTGAAAGACATCATTATAACTAACAAAATTTACTTTATTCGCAGGTAGACAAGGTGCAACAATTCCAATTTTTAATACGGCTCCCTTTTTATTGGAAAATGGTAAAATTCGGGTTTCAGGAATGGCAGTTTTAAGCCCATTAACTTCTTTGTAAAATGATTGCTTTGTATCATTAACTACATGTTGAACATTGCTTGAAACCCATTCAAAACTTGACTCATTAATTCGCTTTTGAAGAGACGCCTCATCGATATCAAATTCATGATTTCCAAAAGTTACCAAATCAAATCCTACCAAATTCATAACATCAACCATTTGCTTTCCTTTGATACGCTCTCCTTCCCACTTTAGTGTACCTATTAATGAAGGGCTTAAAAAATCACCGGCCATTACAGTTAATACATTCGGATTTTCCTGCAACAGTTTTTTTCTGAGGCTTGCAATTCGTGCAGCACCCCCAACCTGACCCTGATCCAATGCAGCGATTTCATAAAAATCGTTTACCTGAAGTATAATTAATGACACCGTTTCTTCTTGCGGAAATGCTTGCTTGTTAAATGCATTCTCCTTTTGAAAAATGGCGCAGGATGTTTGAAATCCAATTGCTATGATTAAAATAAAAATTCGAAAATTAATGTATCGGTTCATATCTATACTTATTGTAAATTTTAATATATTCAAATTAGGGTAATAATGGACTTAACCATTTGGATGCAGTTGCTTCATCCCACCCTTTACGGTTAGCATAATCCTTCAATTGATCTTCTCCAATTTCACTAATTGCAAAATACTTAGCATCCGGATGTGAAAAATACCAACCACTCACAGCAGCTGTCGGAAACATAGCCATACTTTCTGTTAATTGCAATCCAATAAAACGTTCAACTTCCAATAAATTCCAAAGTGTTTGTTTTTCAGTATGATCCGGACATGCAGGATATCCCGGAGCAGGACGGATGCCGGTATAACTTTCTTTAATCAACTCGTCATTTGTAAAATGTTCTGACGGAGCATAAGCCCAGATCTCCGTACGCACTAACTGATGCATATATTCTGCCAATGCCTCTGCCAATCGATCCGCAAGTGCTTTGACTAAAATCGCATGGTAGTCGTCATGTACTTGTTCAAACTGCTTCACCAATTCATCAACACCAAATCCTGCTGAAACAGCGAATGCACCTATGAAATCGCATTGGTCTGAACCAACAGGTGAAATATAATCTGACAAACAAAAGTTCGCTTGACCTGCTGTCTTTTTTATTTGCTGACGTAAATGATGCAGTCTGAGTTTTTCAACAGAACAAGTTTCATCCTCATAGATAATAATATCATCTCCAGATGAATGAGCCGGAAAAATTCCAATGACTGCCTTCGCTGTCAGTAATTTTTTAGTTATTAATTCATCAAGCAATACCAGTGCATCCTCAAATAATTTGCTAGCCTCACTCCCAACAACTGGATCTTCCAAAATAGCTGGATACTTTCCAGCCAGTTCCCAGGTTTGAAAAAATGGAGTCCAATCAATAAATGATTTCAATATTCCGGTATCAACCGATTCGAAAACACGAATGCCAGTTTGTTGCGGTGGATTAAAATAGGTATGATCCCAATCTATTTTTAATTTATTGGCCTGAGCTTCTGTTAAACTCAACAATTCTTTAAATTTCTGGCGTTGTTGTCTTTGAATCCGAACACGCTCATAGTCCTCTTTTAAATTACTTAAAAATTGATTTCTAACTTCCGAGTTGTCGGTCAATAAATTACTAACCACTGAGACAGCTCTTGATGCATCGAGCACATGGACCACAGGAAAATCGTATTGCGGTTCAATTTTTAATGCCGTATGTAATTTTGAAGTAGTAGCTCCACCTATTAATAAGGGTAGGGTAATCTTGTT from Saprospiraceae bacterium includes:
- a CDS encoding bifunctional metallophosphatase/5'-nucleotidase; this encodes MNRYINFRIFILIIAIGFQTSCAIFQKENAFNKQAFPQEETVSLIILQVNDFYEIAALDQGQVGGAARIASLRKKLLQENPNVLTVMAGDFLSPSLIGTLKWEGERIKGKQMVDVMNLVGFDLVTFGNHEFDIDEASLQKRINESSFEWVSSNVQHVVNDTKQSFYKEVNGLKTAIPETRILPFSNKKGAVLKIGIVAPCLPANKVNFVSYNDVFQSVSMALTSLANTTDLQIALSHLNMEDDIKMAKLNPALDLIMGGHEHENMKHQIGSTVLTKADANAKSVYVHRISYNVASRKSSIISSLVKLDASIVPDAEVAQLVSKWKGIENKVIREMGFDPDEELVSLHEPYDARELTLRNKPAAFCEMISKAMLVSAKKKADAAIMNSGSVRVDDMLSGKLSQYDILRALPYGGSILELDITGALLKKVLDIGWANQGSGGYLQWAQISRTKNAEWLIAGEVLNSQKSYHIAVNDFLLTGLEKNLDFLTPKNPEITNVSQISTYPASDLRKDVRLAVIDYLKKGGR